CATTTATTGCTAATCATGAGCACGGTAACCCTGTTGCCGTTATGAACAAAGTATTAGTCTATTTACCTTTTGAAAATCTCGACAACATCATCGATTACTTAAAAGACTTTCCTGAAAAGGAGTTTTATTGTTATCACCCTCACGCACAAAATAAATCACTTGGACATATTCATTTGCGCGCGCCTTCACGCACTGGATTTTTAAATGATTTGGCAAATACCAGTGGTGTAATAGGGAATGCGGGTTTTGAGTTAGCGAGTGAAGCATTAAAACTAGGAAAAAAACTACTGCTAAAACCGCTGGAAGGGCAGTTTGAGCAAGGGGCAAACGCTCAAACATTACTGGCAATGAAAATGGCACACGTTATGAACTATTTAAATCCGCAAGCATTAGATGATTGGAATAGTGCGCCACAAAATCAACAAATTAACTTTCCTAGTGACCCTGCACCTCTTGTAGAGTGGCTGCTTAATAAGCAGTGGCACGATACGCAGTCATTGCATAAAGGACTGTGGGGAAAGGTGAATTTTAAAGCATAAAGTAAGGTTAAAAAGTAACAAATAATTTCAAAGAAACCACCAAAACAGACTACACTGTAAGTGCATATTTAATATAGGTGTTTTCAATGAATTTTTTACAAAACTTAACCATTAAAAGACGATTGCAATTAAATGCAGTTGTTGTGGGTCTGGCAATGGTCATTTTGTTATGTGTGATAATTTATGAGTCGCGCATAACTCTGAGCCTAAATAAAACGATTCAGCTTGCAGAAGAGCTTAACGTTCACGCCCTAGAACTTAGAAAGCATGAAAAAAACTTTCTATTTTATAAGCAGCAGGAAGCACTTACCTCATTTGACAAAGATTTTAGTCAACTAAATACTAAATTAAAAAAACTGCAGGAAGTAATGCAGCAGCAAGGTATTACTACAACGCAAATAGAGTACTTTAATACATTAATTTCTAACTACAATAATGACTTTACAGAAGTTGTAAGACTGCAAAAGCAGATAGGTTTAAACCCTAAAGACGGTTTATACGGCACGCTCAGAAGTGCAGTGCACGAAGTTGAAGTGCTTTTAAAAGAGCAAGATAACTATGAGCTTTTATCAACTATGCTGCAGCTACGCCGTGCTGAAAAAGATTTTATGTTACGCTTTGATACAAAGTATTTAAGTCGCTTTAATGATCTTATTAGTACGTTTAAGCAAAAAATTACTCAAGCTGATTTGCAAAGCAGTTATAAATCGCAAATAACCCCCTTAATAGATACTTACCAAGTAGCTTTTGAAAACCTTGTAAAAGCACAAACACAGTTAGGTCTCGATCTAAACTCTGGTGCCTTAGGTGTTATGCGTATTAACGTTGAAAAAAGTGACAAAGTTGTAAGTGAAATTGTTGAATCAACCAAGTTACAAGTTGAAAAAAGTGTTGAACAAGCAGAACTTATAGCCATTATAGTTTTTGTTATTTCAGGCATTGTAGTTTTAGCGTTGGTGTACTTAACTAGCCAGTCGATCATTGTGCCTATTGAGAGGGTGTATCATACAATCAACGATATACGCCGTAATAACGATTTAAGCGTGATGATAGAGCAAACAGGTAAAGATGAAGTTACTATCATGACGACTGATTTTAATAGTTTAATTGGTGATTTTAAAAACCTAATAAACGAAGTTAACATGGCGCTCAATACCTTAAATGTTGCAACAGAGCACTTATCTGAAAGCACCTCAGCTACCAGCTCTGGTATGCAAGAGCAGTTACACGAAGCCGACATGGTTGCTACCGCAGCGACCGAAATGCAGGCAACCATTCAAGATATCTCTCACAATACTGAAGCTGCAGCTAAAAAAGCTGAGTCAACAAATCTAAGCGCGCAGCAAGGGCGCA
The sequence above is drawn from the Pseudoalteromonas espejiana DSM 9414 genome and encodes:
- a CDS encoding MJ1255/VC2487 family glycosyltransferase, whose amino-acid sequence is MKILYGIQGTGNGHITRARVMASCFKQLGIDVDYVFSGRPDKDYFDMQEFADYKTYRGLSFSTKNGQVKSYQTLKNARICKLVKDIKAFDVKKYDFVLNDFEPVSAWAAKRAGVPVVGISHQAAFLSDSVPMFGRGLFRKSLIKHYAPASTYLGVHWQPFAHNIIPPFIANHEHGNPVAVMNKVLVYLPFENLDNIIDYLKDFPEKEFYCYHPHAQNKSLGHIHLRAPSRTGFLNDLANTSGVIGNAGFELASEALKLGKKLLLKPLEGQFEQGANAQTLLAMKMAHVMNYLNPQALDDWNSAPQNQQINFPSDPAPLVEWLLNKQWHDTQSLHKGLWGKVNFKA
- a CDS encoding methyl-accepting chemotaxis protein; the encoded protein is MNFLQNLTIKRRLQLNAVVVGLAMVILLCVIIYESRITLSLNKTIQLAEELNVHALELRKHEKNFLFYKQQEALTSFDKDFSQLNTKLKKLQEVMQQQGITTTQIEYFNTLISNYNNDFTEVVRLQKQIGLNPKDGLYGTLRSAVHEVEVLLKEQDNYELLSTMLQLRRAEKDFMLRFDTKYLSRFNDLISTFKQKITQADLQSSYKSQITPLIDTYQVAFENLVKAQTQLGLDLNSGALGVMRINVEKSDKVVSEIVESTKLQVEKSVEQAELIAIIVFVISGIVVLALVYLTSQSIIVPIERVYHTINDIRRNNDLSVMIEQTGKDEVTIMTTDFNSLIGDFKNLINEVNMALNTLNVATEHLSESTSATSSGMQEQLHEADMVATAATEMQATIQDISHNTEAAAKKAESTNLSAQQGRSEVDSTVKHIRDLSSSLGNASSVVSQLEKDGETIGSVLDVIRGIAEQTNLLALNAAIEAARAGEQGRGFAVVADEVRSLAQRTQESTSEIEGIINTLQQRTQEVVSIMHQCRSQGDESASQAIKAGDLLGAITEDVQTIMEMSTQIAVAIDEQSQVASEVNKNVVRIRDIAQDASEHAANNAQTSEEVSEQARVLFAAIDKFKV